Proteins from a single region of Hordeum vulgare subsp. vulgare chromosome 6H, MorexV3_pseudomolecules_assembly, whole genome shotgun sequence:
- the LOC123402699 gene encoding blue copper protein-like: protein MAGRGLLAAGLVLLAAVAPAYAADYTVGDSSGWASGVDYSTWASDKTFIVGDTLVFQYGASHNVAEVGSSDYSACSATNSIQSYSDQDTKITLTKPGTRYFICGVSGHCAGGMKLAVKVAPAAATTPTPATSPSTPSETPSTSTTPAGTTTAPSSSKSAESVGGASGIEARSVMGSLVGAAGIVGLALMG, encoded by the exons ATGGCTGGGCGTGGGCTTTTAGCTGCAGGTTTGGTTCTCCTTGCCGCCGTCGCTCCGGCCTACGCCGCGGACTACACCGTCGGCGACTCCTCGGGCTGGGCTAGCGGCGTGGACTACAGTACCTGGGCAAGCGACAAAACCTTCATCGTCGGTGACACACTCG TGTTCCAGTACGGGGCGTCGCACAACGTAGCGGAGGTGGGGTCGTCGGACTACAGCGCCTGCTCCGCCACCAACTCCATCCAGTCGTACAGCGACCAGGACACCAAGATCACGCTCACCAAGCCCGGCACGCGCTACTTCATCTGCGGGGTCAGCGGCCACTGCGCCGGCGGCATGAAGCTCGCCGTCAAGGTCGCCCCCGCGGCCGCCACCACGCCCACCCCGGCCACCTCGCCCTCCACGCCTTCGGAGACGCCCTCCACGTCCACAACCCCGGCCGGGACGACAACTGCGCCTTCCTCGTCCAAATCAGCGGAGAGCGTCGGCGGGGCCAGCGGTATCGAGGCCCGCTCCGTGATGGGCTCTCTAGTTGGGGCAGCGGGCATTGTCGGCCTCGCCTTGATGGGCTAG